In the genome of Paenibacillus sp. FSL R5-0766, one region contains:
- a CDS encoding sensor histidine kinase — protein MFTECYRKLIDPFKRSIRNKLILTMTLLAVVPVIAMTAMAAENTRSSMEEEIMETNQANMNWASIYLGEQFARMNNIIYSIQISDELHQYLALNQEAPAASRFDEQKAMFNMLNSVYYSAGNYVFGVELYLKELDTLFTFNSMDSRIKAVSEIPEGYHELFAQHKDFTIINDPDDPQKFHMTRSMNRFEDQAQIGAISLEIKWAEFNQTLELLDSRGDYAVYIADSAGSPVYQPNQEIQPSAEALEKLAGTKESSGFIRTAKEYVFFHSIEPSGLRVIKIVPAHVINESALETMKYGLVVGGLATVISVGLAALVAWRTSKPIVRLANSMKGIQLIKDREVVRSGRVDEIGLLEKNLHGMANRIREHIRDNYLMNLEKQTAELKALQSQIHPHFLQNTLQMIGGMVYSQKPADSYKVIRALSEMFRYIVRAPDGLVPLQSELDQLEHYMLIQKQRFAGRLEYTLEITGELRACYIPKLSLQPIVENAFLHGLEKKQGEWKLGIEVVCEPTDVTIRICDNGVGMDTEKLTEMQSRLERLTRQADRVWSSGTSIGLVNAASRMVMHFGPEYGMSMESEYGQGTSVTVRIPCNRGGEAL, from the coding sequence GTGTTTACCGAATGTTATCGGAAGCTGATAGATCCTTTCAAACGCAGCATTCGCAATAAATTGATTCTTACCATGACGCTGCTGGCCGTTGTGCCCGTCATTGCCATGACCGCCATGGCAGCCGAGAATACCCGCTCTTCCATGGAAGAGGAGATTATGGAGACCAACCAAGCCAATATGAATTGGGCCTCCATCTATCTGGGTGAACAGTTCGCTCGCATGAACAATATTATCTATTCGATTCAGATCAGTGACGAATTGCATCAATATCTGGCGTTGAACCAGGAAGCACCGGCAGCCAGCCGATTCGACGAACAGAAGGCCATGTTTAATATGCTGAACAGTGTATACTATTCTGCTGGCAATTATGTATTTGGCGTTGAACTCTATCTGAAAGAATTGGACACCCTGTTCACCTTCAACTCCATGGATTCTCGCATCAAGGCGGTATCGGAAATACCGGAAGGGTATCATGAGCTTTTTGCACAACATAAAGATTTTACAATTATTAATGATCCGGACGATCCACAAAAGTTTCACATGACCCGCAGCATGAACCGCTTCGAGGATCAGGCACAGATCGGCGCCATCAGTCTGGAGATCAAGTGGGCTGAGTTCAACCAGACCCTGGAGCTGCTGGATAGCCGGGGAGACTATGCAGTATACATTGCCGATAGCGCGGGTAGTCCGGTCTATCAACCAAACCAAGAGATTCAGCCGTCTGCGGAAGCACTAGAGAAATTGGCCGGTACAAAAGAAAGTTCGGGGTTTATCCGTACAGCCAAGGAATACGTATTCTTTCATTCCATTGAGCCGTCAGGACTGCGTGTGATCAAGATTGTACCTGCCCATGTCATTAATGAAAGTGCCTTGGAAACGATGAAATACGGATTGGTTGTGGGTGGCCTGGCAACCGTTATTTCTGTGGGACTAGCTGCGCTCGTAGCCTGGCGTACATCGAAACCCATTGTCAGACTGGCGAATTCCATGAAGGGTATCCAGCTGATCAAGGACAGGGAAGTGGTACGAAGCGGCCGGGTGGATGAGATTGGTCTGCTGGAGAAAAATCTGCACGGTATGGCTAATCGTATTCGGGAACATATTCGCGACAACTACCTGATGAATCTGGAGAAGCAGACGGCTGAGCTCAAAGCACTGCAATCCCAGATCCATCCGCATTTCCTGCAAAACACGTTGCAGATGATTGGCGGCATGGTCTACTCGCAAAAACCGGCAGACAGTTACAAAGTCATTCGAGCCTTGAGCGAGATGTTTCGTTATATTGTGCGAGCGCCGGATGGACTTGTGCCTCTACAGTCTGAACTCGATCAGTTGGAGCATTATATGCTGATTCAGAAGCAACGTTTTGCCGGCAGGCTTGAATATACACTGGAGATTACAGGAGAACTTCGGGCGTGTTATATTCCCAAGTTGTCTTTGCAACCGATTGTGGAGAATGCATTTTTGCATGGTCTGGAGAAGAAACAGGGCGAATGGAAGCTGGGCATTGAGGTCGTCTGTGAACCTACAGATGTAACCATTCGAATTTGTGATAACGGCGTGGGTATGGATACTGAGAAACTAACGGAGATGCAGTCCAGACTGGAGCGGCTTACCCGGCAGGCAGATCGGGTGTGGAGTTCAGGCACAAGTATTGGACTGGTCAATGCGGCCTCACGAATGGTAATGCATTTTGGACCTGAATATGGGATGAGCATGGAAAGTGAATACGGACAGGGGACAAGCGTTACGGTACGAATTCCCTGCAATAGAGGAGGCGAAGCCTTGTGA
- a CDS encoding beta-galactosidase, whose protein sequence is MDKLLYGVAYYDEYMPYERLDKDIQMMKDAGINVVRIAESTWSTHEPQNGVFDFSSVDRVLDAMHEAGIQVIVGTPTYAVPTWMVKEHPDVLATTSQGPGKYGARQIMDITHPTYLFYAERIIRKLISRVSTHPAVIGYQTDNETKHYNTAGDNVQLQFVKYMRNKFSSLDELNKEFGLDYWSNRINSWEDFPSVVGTINGSLGAEFAKFQRLLVTNFLAWQVGIVNEYKQEGQFVTQNFDFDWRGYSYGIQGDVDHFAASKPFDITSVDIYHPSQNDLTGIEISFGGDVARSTKQSNYLVLETEAQAFWHWVPYPGQLRLQAFSHLASGANMVAYWHWHSLHNSFETYWKGLLSHDFEPNPVYNEAKTIGRDFARLSPKLVNLKKKNRVAVLFSNEALTSIKWFGFNFTSDKNYNDVVRWMYDELYKMNIGCDLIDPSVESYAEYDVLVVPALYAASDALLEKLNQFVQDGGYIVYSFKSGFANEHIKVRSSRQPGLISEACGISYNLFVEPKHVSLRDDPFKVGEEQNQIYTWMELITPTTAEVLAWYDHPHWGEYAAITQNTYGKGKATYVGCYTSSAVIRKVLERVMKEAGVWGADQELAFPIIVKTGVNDQGNTIRYYFNYADEATSFVNAYGKGTELLAGTPIAAGEKIELEPWGIRIVEQ, encoded by the coding sequence ATGGACAAATTATTATATGGTGTAGCTTACTATGATGAATATATGCCTTACGAAAGATTGGACAAGGACATTCAGATGATGAAGGATGCAGGGATCAACGTGGTCCGTATTGCAGAATCAACCTGGAGTACTCATGAACCGCAGAATGGTGTATTTGACTTTTCTTCTGTAGATCGTGTGCTGGATGCCATGCATGAAGCGGGAATTCAGGTTATCGTCGGGACACCAACGTATGCTGTTCCAACGTGGATGGTAAAGGAACATCCGGACGTGCTGGCTACCACCTCACAGGGACCTGGTAAATACGGCGCAAGGCAGATCATGGATATTACACACCCAACCTATCTATTCTATGCCGAGCGGATCATCCGGAAGCTAATCTCTCGGGTAAGCACACATCCAGCGGTCATCGGTTATCAGACAGATAACGAGACGAAGCATTACAATACGGCCGGAGATAATGTACAACTGCAATTCGTCAAATACATGCGGAACAAGTTCAGCTCCCTGGATGAGCTCAACAAGGAATTTGGCCTCGATTACTGGAGCAATCGGATCAATAGCTGGGAGGACTTCCCGTCTGTTGTAGGAACGATCAACGGCAGTCTGGGTGCTGAATTTGCCAAGTTCCAGCGTCTGCTGGTAACCAACTTTTTGGCTTGGCAGGTGGGGATCGTGAATGAATACAAACAGGAAGGACAGTTTGTTACCCAGAATTTTGACTTCGATTGGCGTGGATATTCCTACGGCATTCAAGGAGATGTGGATCATTTTGCCGCATCGAAACCTTTTGACATCACCAGTGTGGACATCTACCATCCTTCCCAGAATGATCTGACCGGTATTGAAATTTCATTCGGCGGGGATGTGGCGCGTTCGACCAAACAATCGAATTATCTGGTACTGGAGACCGAAGCGCAGGCTTTCTGGCATTGGGTTCCCTATCCGGGACAGCTGCGTTTGCAGGCATTCAGTCATCTGGCATCAGGAGCGAACATGGTCGCTTACTGGCACTGGCACTCGTTGCACAATTCGTTTGAGACGTACTGGAAAGGATTGCTCAGTCATGACTTTGAACCGAATCCGGTGTACAACGAAGCGAAGACCATTGGCAGGGATTTTGCCCGTCTCAGTCCAAAGCTTGTGAATCTGAAGAAAAAGAATCGGGTAGCCGTGCTGTTTAGCAATGAGGCACTGACATCCATCAAGTGGTTTGGGTTTAACTTCACCAGTGACAAGAACTACAATGACGTGGTGCGCTGGATGTACGATGAATTGTATAAAATGAACATTGGCTGTGACCTCATCGACCCATCGGTTGAGAGTTATGCGGAATATGACGTGCTCGTTGTACCTGCTCTGTATGCTGCTTCGGATGCATTGTTGGAAAAATTAAATCAATTCGTACAGGATGGTGGATATATCGTCTACTCGTTCAAAAGTGGATTTGCAAATGAGCATATCAAGGTACGCTCTTCTCGCCAGCCCGGCCTAATTAGTGAAGCATGCGGGATCAGCTATAACCTTTTTGTAGAGCCGAAACATGTGTCACTGCGCGATGATCCATTCAAGGTTGGTGAAGAACAGAACCAGATCTACACCTGGATGGAGTTAATTACGCCGACAACGGCTGAAGTACTCGCTTGGTATGATCATCCACATTGGGGTGAATATGCGGCAATTACCCAGAATACCTATGGAAAAGGCAAAGCCACCTATGTCGGCTGTTACACCAGTTCAGCGGTGATCCGTAAGGTGTTGGAACGTGTCATGAAGGAAGCGGGTGTATGGGGAGCCGATCAGGAGCTGGCTTTCCCTATCATTGTAAAGACAGGTGTGAACGATCAAGGGAACACGATTCGCTATTATTTCAATTATGCAGATGAGGCAACATCCTTCGTAAATGCTTATGGAAAAGGAACTGAACTTCTGGCAGGAACCCCGATTGCTGCGGGAGAGAAGATCGAACTGGAACCATGGGGCATACGGATTGTCGAACAATAA
- a CDS encoding AraC family transcriptional regulator: protein MMDIRSQLREMPHHTLAHWLPIIDCNIKFYGAHSQQVPYGWAMPEESHPGFEIMLIIEGTQESVIHGYTYTVEEGSILLIPPGFKHTNQCVSTEGMTYFSAHFNVDDPVFTLKLMSQHSRIYAAGTADNRKMRVVLESWMGMINISEAYTSTDKMIMQARMFELFALLSQAADNEPESTTSVAASHAPAPTAMHYAGAIAEAIKQAFHAQLRTKESSVSTVKVEQIISSFGISPGYGLQVFRKVYGRSPRAYLSSLKLQEAKVLIEQPELSLGEIAWKLGYTHLSHFSRQFKRWTGQSPLQYRNHHADESADPVSYRSDSSPES from the coding sequence ATGATGGATATCCGATCACAGCTCCGAGAAATGCCTCACCATACGCTGGCCCACTGGCTGCCTATTATCGACTGTAACATCAAATTCTATGGTGCGCACAGCCAACAAGTACCCTATGGATGGGCGATGCCGGAAGAATCACATCCGGGCTTTGAGATTATGTTGATCATCGAAGGTACGCAGGAGAGTGTGATTCATGGTTATACCTATACCGTGGAGGAAGGTTCCATTCTTCTCATTCCTCCCGGGTTCAAACATACAAATCAATGTGTATCCACGGAAGGCATGACTTATTTTAGCGCTCACTTTAATGTGGATGATCCGGTCTTCACCCTGAAGCTGATGTCACAGCACAGCCGAATCTACGCAGCAGGTACGGCAGATAATAGGAAGATGCGCGTTGTGCTGGAGAGCTGGATGGGCATGATTAACATATCTGAGGCCTACACGTCCACTGACAAAATGATCATGCAGGCCCGCATGTTTGAACTGTTCGCCCTGTTGTCCCAAGCCGCTGACAATGAACCGGAATCCACAACTTCCGTTGCTGCTTCACATGCACCAGCTCCAACAGCCATGCATTATGCGGGAGCTATAGCGGAGGCAATCAAGCAAGCATTCCATGCCCAGCTTCGAACCAAGGAAAGCAGTGTATCCACGGTCAAAGTAGAGCAGATTATATCCTCGTTTGGCATCAGCCCGGGATATGGTCTACAGGTCTTTCGCAAAGTGTACGGGCGATCACCCAGGGCTTACCTTTCCAGCTTGAAGTTGCAGGAGGCCAAAGTGCTGATCGAACAGCCTGAGCTGTCGCTCGGGGAAATTGCGTGGAAGCTCGGCTACACCCATCTGTCCCATTTCAGCAGACAATTCAAACGTTGGACAGGCCAGAGCCCGCTTCAATACCGCAACCATCATGCAGATGAATCAGCTGATCCTGTATCCTATAGATCTGATTCAAGTCCGGAATCTTGA
- a CDS encoding molybdenum cofactor guanylyltransferase produces the protein MNTREWTGIILAGGLSSRMGTNKAMLELNGSLVLQHVTKAMRPAVSRIIVAAGPNVTTYSAMGYDCVQDHYPGKGPLAGLHAALEASDTDWNLVCACDMPLLQTSFFDGIKKLVESHNSYSAIVPRVDGHVHPLAGAYHIRVLPDLEQRLMQDHLRVMRWLEEIGCCYVDAEELERAGVHQVAMQMSNMNTPEEYERIHNQDSGLESDL, from the coding sequence ATGAATACGCGTGAATGGACAGGCATCATATTGGCAGGAGGTTTATCCAGCCGCATGGGGACCAACAAGGCCATGCTGGAACTGAATGGTTCCCTTGTACTTCAACATGTCACAAAGGCCATGAGACCCGCAGTATCCCGTATCATCGTGGCTGCCGGACCCAATGTGACAACCTACAGTGCGATGGGCTACGACTGCGTTCAGGATCACTATCCGGGGAAGGGGCCACTCGCCGGTCTCCACGCGGCGCTGGAAGCTTCCGATACAGACTGGAATCTGGTATGTGCCTGCGATATGCCGCTCCTGCAAACGTCTTTCTTTGATGGAATAAAAAAACTGGTCGAGTCGCATAACTCTTATTCTGCTATCGTTCCACGCGTGGATGGACATGTCCACCCTCTTGCAGGGGCTTACCACATACGAGTGCTCCCTGATCTGGAGCAGCGCCTGATGCAGGATCATCTTCGAGTCATGCGATGGCTTGAAGAGATCGGTTGCTGTTATGTCGATGCGGAAGAGCTTGAGAGAGCTGGCGTTCATCAAGTAGCGATGCAAATGAGTAATATGAACACGCCGGAAGAATATGAGCGTATACACAATCAAGATTCCGGACTTGAATCAGATCTATAG
- a CDS encoding MFS transporter, with amino-acid sequence MVSLKLYNFFIYGAISIFAGFLQLYLQEIGMTKLEIGSLMAIGPFVSLFANPFWGFWSDKSRNIRIILMIMMGGTFVLAQGVFYAPTYTWIYVAMIFFYFFQSPLFAQTNSLILGYIDGTNQKFGSFRLWGSLGWALTAVAAGPLIDRFGIGSVSIIFACMIATAFVLSVFLPRQPIASDTPVVTFRRFGKVMFNPYFMAFIGLGVLVSVPNAMNSTFMSLYIVEMGGDKQMVGWAIFTSSILEVGVFLLLDRLLKRKMSMLLASLILISVLFALRWQLMALANNPLEIVFIQLMHSITFGGYFYVGTQLTMLFIPRPYRSSGQAVYTMAWGGLSGVIAGLFGGWLFQSFGAEIMYSIGVFFSLIGAVGFSIMWLSNRRNGYQPVVLTEMGNMDEDR; translated from the coding sequence TTGGTTTCTCTGAAACTATATAACTTTTTCATATATGGAGCCATCTCGATCTTCGCCGGATTCCTGCAGTTGTATCTGCAAGAGATTGGTATGACCAAACTGGAGATTGGCAGTCTCATGGCGATTGGACCCTTTGTATCCTTGTTTGCCAACCCGTTCTGGGGTTTCTGGAGCGATAAATCTCGCAACATTCGCATCATTCTGATGATTATGATGGGAGGCACATTTGTACTCGCCCAGGGTGTATTCTATGCGCCCACATATACGTGGATCTATGTAGCTATGATTTTCTTTTATTTTTTTCAAAGTCCATTATTTGCTCAAACGAACAGTCTGATTCTCGGATATATCGATGGTACAAACCAGAAATTTGGATCATTCCGGCTCTGGGGTTCACTCGGTTGGGCGCTGACTGCCGTCGCAGCCGGACCGCTCATTGACCGTTTTGGCATCGGCAGTGTATCCATTATATTTGCGTGCATGATTGCCACCGCCTTTGTATTATCCGTATTTCTACCCAGACAGCCGATCGCTTCGGATACACCTGTGGTTACTTTTCGGCGGTTTGGCAAAGTCATGTTCAATCCGTATTTTATGGCATTTATCGGCCTGGGTGTACTCGTATCGGTGCCTAATGCCATGAACAGTACGTTTATGTCACTATACATAGTAGAAATGGGTGGTGACAAACAGATGGTCGGCTGGGCCATCTTCACCTCATCCATTCTCGAAGTCGGCGTATTCCTGTTGCTCGATCGCTTACTCAAACGCAAAATGAGCATGCTCCTGGCATCTCTCATTTTGATCAGTGTGCTGTTTGCACTTCGCTGGCAGCTCATGGCACTGGCTAACAACCCACTGGAGATTGTATTCATTCAGTTAATGCACTCCATTACGTTTGGTGGATACTTCTATGTGGGTACACAGCTGACCATGCTGTTTATTCCAAGACCTTATCGTTCCTCCGGTCAAGCGGTGTATACGATGGCCTGGGGCGGTCTCTCCGGCGTCATTGCCGGTCTGTTCGGCGGCTGGTTGTTCCAGAGCTTCGGTGCAGAAATCATGTATAGCATTGGCGTATTCTTCTCGCTCATCGGCGCTGTTGGATTTAGCATCATGTGGTTATCGAATCGACGTAACGGCTATCAGCCGGTTGTATTGACGGAGATGGGTAATATGGATGAGGACAGATAA
- a CDS encoding glutamine--tRNA ligase/YqeY domain fusion protein — translation MKGLIPVDNRTTPPNFIKNIITEDLRSGKVQEVITRFPPEPNGYLHIGHAKAIWINFTLGGEFGGKTNLRFDDTNPVKEDVEYVQSIQEDVKWLGYEWNEKRFASDYFDEMYNRAVLLIKKGKAYIDDQSADEIREMRGTLTEPGKNSPYRDRSVEENLDLFTRMRAGEFKNGEKVLRAKIDMSAPNINLRDPVIYRISHAHHHNTGDKWCIYPMYAFAHPLEDAIEGVTHSLCSLEFEDQRPFYDWVIAECEMESQPHQYEFGRLNLSQMVTSKRKLKLLVDEGHVDGWDDPRMPTISGLRRRGYTPEAIRDFVYETGISKNYGVIDLQTLEHFVREDLKLKAPRTMAVLHPLKVVITNYPEGQVEWLEAENNVENPEMGNRQIPFSREIYIEQDDFMENPPNKYFRLFPGNEVRLKHAYFIKCNDVIKDAEGNVTEIHCTYDVETKSGSGFTGRKVKGTIHWVEATQAVPAEFRLYEPLILDEAPEAEVEVAVAGAEAEVVEEQPEKTFLDQLNPNSLEIVNGFVEQEMKEANAQDKFQFFRHGYFSVDPKHSEPGRPVFNRVVSLKSSFQLPKA, via the coding sequence ATGAAAGGTTTGATACCTGTGGACAATCGTACAACCCCACCTAACTTTATCAAAAATATTATTACCGAAGATCTCCGGTCTGGGAAAGTCCAGGAAGTTATTACCCGTTTTCCTCCGGAACCGAACGGTTATCTGCATATCGGCCATGCCAAGGCGATCTGGATTAACTTTACGCTGGGCGGCGAATTTGGCGGCAAAACGAATCTGCGCTTTGATGACACGAACCCGGTCAAGGAAGATGTAGAGTACGTTCAATCGATTCAGGAAGACGTGAAATGGCTCGGATACGAGTGGAACGAGAAACGTTTTGCCTCGGATTATTTTGACGAGATGTACAACCGTGCTGTCTTGTTGATTAAAAAAGGTAAAGCCTACATCGACGACCAAAGCGCCGACGAAATCCGTGAAATGCGCGGAACGCTAACGGAGCCGGGTAAGAACAGCCCGTACCGTGATCGTTCGGTGGAAGAGAATCTAGACCTGTTCACACGTATGCGTGCAGGTGAATTCAAGAACGGAGAGAAAGTGCTGCGTGCCAAGATCGATATGTCTGCACCAAATATCAATCTGCGCGATCCGGTTATTTACCGGATTTCACATGCACATCATCATAACACGGGCGACAAATGGTGTATCTATCCGATGTACGCCTTTGCTCACCCGCTCGAAGATGCCATTGAAGGTGTAACGCATTCCCTCTGCTCCCTGGAGTTCGAGGATCAACGTCCATTCTACGATTGGGTTATTGCCGAGTGTGAGATGGAGAGCCAACCACATCAGTACGAATTTGGCCGCCTGAATCTGTCCCAGATGGTGACAAGCAAGCGGAAGCTGAAACTGCTCGTAGACGAAGGCCATGTGGATGGATGGGATGATCCACGCATGCCGACAATTTCGGGTCTGCGCCGCCGGGGTTATACACCGGAAGCTATTCGTGATTTTGTATATGAGACAGGCATTTCCAAAAACTATGGAGTTATCGACCTGCAAACGCTGGAGCACTTTGTACGTGAAGATTTGAAACTGAAAGCTCCACGCACGATGGCTGTGCTGCATCCGCTCAAAGTGGTTATTACCAACTACCCTGAAGGGCAAGTGGAATGGCTTGAAGCTGAGAACAATGTGGAGAACCCGGAGATGGGTAATCGCCAAATTCCGTTCTCCCGTGAGATTTATATTGAACAAGACGATTTCATGGAAAATCCGCCAAACAAATATTTCCGTTTGTTCCCTGGCAACGAAGTTCGTCTGAAACATGCATACTTCATCAAATGTAACGATGTGATCAAAGATGCAGAAGGTAATGTAACTGAGATTCATTGTACCTATGATGTAGAGACGAAGAGCGGCAGTGGCTTCACTGGCCGTAAAGTCAAAGGAACAATCCACTGGGTAGAAGCGACTCAAGCGGTACCTGCTGAATTCCGTCTGTACGAGCCGTTGATCCTGGATGAAGCACCAGAAGCAGAGGTCGAAGTGGCAGTAGCTGGGGCTGAAGCTGAGGTTGTGGAAGAGCAACCGGAGAAAACGTTCCTGGATCAATTGAACCCGAACTCCCTTGAGATTGTTAATGGGTTTGTGGAACAAGAGATGAAAGAAGCGAACGCTCAGGATAAATTCCAATTCTTCCGTCACGGTTACTTTAGTGTAGATCCAAAACACTCCGAACCAGGACGTCCGGTATTTAACCGGGTCGTATCCCTGAAAAGCTCATTCCAACTGCCGAAGGCGTAA
- a CDS encoding DUF2164 domain-containing protein, protein MTKEQQDEAIRTIQSYFEEERGEELGDLAAWGVLDLFMTQLAPYIYNQALRDARTTVNQRMASMEEDLFALEQKLPKTSR, encoded by the coding sequence CTGACCAAAGAACAGCAGGATGAAGCCATTCGCACCATCCAGTCGTATTTCGAAGAGGAACGTGGCGAAGAACTGGGTGATCTGGCCGCTTGGGGTGTCCTCGACCTGTTCATGACACAGCTCGCTCCCTACATATATAATCAGGCACTCCGTGACGCACGCACAACGGTCAATCAACGCATGGCCTCAATGGAAGAAGACCTGTTTGCACTGGAGCAAAAGTTACCCAAGACTTCCCGTTAA
- a CDS encoding GNAT family protein: MFTYSLDEYTELRPLAMEHTKPLFELTDRSRDQLRHWLPWVDHVTEVEHTSNFITNALKQGAENGGFTAGVWSKGDLAGVIGFHEINWTNRSVSIGYWLGKGFEGQGLMTSACRVLVDYALVNLDLNRVEIRSATNNKRSRAIPERLGFVLEGVIRQAEKLPKGYVNHAVYGMLQHEWELLR; the protein is encoded by the coding sequence ATGTTTACCTATTCATTGGATGAATATACCGAACTTCGGCCACTGGCCATGGAACATACCAAACCGCTGTTCGAACTGACAGATCGCTCGCGGGATCAACTGAGACATTGGTTGCCGTGGGTGGATCATGTGACAGAAGTGGAACACACCTCGAACTTCATTACCAACGCGTTAAAACAAGGTGCCGAGAATGGCGGATTCACCGCCGGAGTATGGTCAAAAGGGGATCTAGCCGGCGTCATTGGATTCCACGAAATTAACTGGACCAACCGCTCGGTAAGCATCGGATATTGGCTTGGAAAAGGCTTTGAGGGTCAAGGCTTGATGACAAGCGCTTGTCGCGTTCTGGTTGATTATGCTCTGGTGAACCTGGACCTGAATCGCGTCGAGATTCGCTCGGCAACGAATAACAAACGGAGTCGCGCTATCCCTGAAAGACTCGGATTTGTTCTCGAGGGTGTCATTCGTCAGGCAGAGAAACTGCCTAAAGGTTACGTGAACCATGCGGTGTACGGCATGCTTCAGCATGAATGGGAACTCTTGCGCTAA
- a CDS encoding SDR family oxidoreductase, which translates to MDMGLRGKKALVLASSRGLGKAVAAQLAAEGADVMLASRSEEKLAAVKQELLALGGGGRVEYCATDVTRKEDIEALIHKTAEMFGQIDILVNNSGGPPSGSFESLTDEDWERAFELNVLSYVRLIRGALPYMKESGGHIVNIASTSVKQPIPGLVLSNTFRTGVFGLAKTLSQELAPYGILINTVAPGRIATDRIRELDAARAEQNGISEEEVSDQFRKEIPLGRYGQPEEFAKAVVFLLSGANTYITGTSLIVDGGMVRAL; encoded by the coding sequence ATGGATATGGGACTTCGGGGTAAAAAAGCACTGGTGCTGGCTTCCAGTCGCGGGCTGGGCAAAGCGGTTGCCGCTCAATTGGCAGCAGAAGGTGCTGACGTCATGCTCGCCAGCCGGAGCGAAGAAAAGCTCGCAGCAGTGAAGCAGGAGCTTCTGGCGCTTGGCGGTGGCGGACGTGTGGAATATTGTGCAACCGATGTGACACGCAAGGAAGATATTGAGGCTCTGATTCACAAGACAGCAGAAATGTTCGGACAGATTGATATTCTGGTGAACAATTCGGGTGGCCCGCCATCGGGTTCATTTGAGTCACTGACGGATGAAGATTGGGAACGTGCATTTGAATTAAATGTACTCAGTTATGTAAGGCTGATTCGCGGTGCTCTTCCTTATATGAAAGAAAGCGGAGGACACATTGTCAATATCGCTTCAACTTCGGTGAAGCAGCCGATTCCGGGTCTGGTGCTGTCCAACACGTTCCGTACTGGCGTGTTTGGATTGGCGAAGACGTTATCCCAGGAGCTGGCTCCATACGGAATTTTGATCAACACGGTGGCGCCAGGACGTATTGCAACAGACCGTATACGTGAGCTGGATGCAGCACGGGCTGAGCAGAATGGAATCAGTGAGGAAGAGGTATCTGACCAATTCCGTAAAGAGATTCCACTGGGCCGTTATGGTCAACCAGAGGAGTTTGCCAAAGCGGTTGTATTCCTGTTATCCGGAGCCAATACGTACATTACCGGAACCTCATTGATCGTGGATGGTGGTATGGTCCGAGCACTATAA
- a CDS encoding GNAT family N-acetyltransferase — protein sequence MLTSHTFTIRPSEIKDAAQLMELDALVWDKYTSPAPMQWRSRQQYLQHCPPGSQLIAVQGERVCGYVGFNPATGMPVNRHVYEIHIAVHPHDRRCGIATALMDAIKQHAAQQGVRKLRLRVLSSNPGAITFYTQCGFVTEGRLVSEFYIGGKYVDDILMGYFIQTR from the coding sequence ATGCTTACCAGCCATACATTTACGATTCGTCCATCCGAGATTAAAGATGCAGCCCAGCTAATGGAGTTGGATGCCCTGGTATGGGACAAATACACCTCTCCTGCACCTATGCAATGGCGTTCCAGACAACAATATCTGCAGCATTGCCCGCCAGGCAGTCAATTGATTGCGGTGCAGGGAGAGCGGGTATGTGGTTATGTGGGCTTTAATCCAGCCACAGGTATGCCCGTCAACCGTCATGTCTACGAGATTCATATTGCGGTTCATCCTCATGATCGGCGTTGTGGCATAGCTACAGCTTTGATGGATGCCATCAAGCAGCATGCGGCCCAACAAGGCGTTCGCAAGCTCAGGTTGCGCGTACTCTCCAGCAATCCGGGAGCGATTACGTTTTATACCCAGTGTGGATTTGTGACAGAAGGCAGGCTGGTATCCGAGTTTTATATCGGCGGCAAGTATGTGGATGATATTCTTATGGGTTATTTTATCCAGACCAGATAA